A segment of the Robbsia sp. KACC 23696 genome:
AGCCTTACAAAATATGAACGACTAGCTGTCGTTACAGTGACGCTAATACGTTCGAATTCGGACCAAATGTAAGAAAAAGGCATGCGGATTGCAGGGTTAGCCGATTGCCGTATTAATCGACCATCCGATGGAAAACCCCTACGCCGATAATGCTTTTTCTTATATCGTAATATGGCGATATGAAATTCGTGCCTCGACGATATATCGAGACACATCGCCTCGGTTTCCGCGTGCTTTCGGCGCGAGAAACGCCCGAGAAAAAAGCGGCGAATTTCTTTCTTTTTTTCCGCGTGATCGCCGTTTGCCGCGCTTGAAGACGCAATGCGTCGGTTCGGCGACACACCTTTGACTTTGCCGATAGCGATGCGCACCACCAAGACCGGTCCTGATACCGCGCCGAAAGGCAATAAGCGACAGCCGACGATACCTCGCGACAGCGGGACACCGCAGGCCGCGGGCATGCAGGCCGAGCGATGGCTTGCCGACATGGCCGAGGCCGATCTGGAGACGGTGCTGAAAGCGCTCAGCCATCCGCTGCGGCGTCAGATCCTGACTTGGCTCAAAGACCCGGCGAACGAATTTCCCGGCCAGGAGCACGCCCACGAGCTGGGCGTCTGCGCCGGCCAGATCGATGCGCGCGCAGGCGTCTCGCAATCGACAGTCTCCGTGCATCTGGCCACGCTCGTTCGAGCCGGCCTGATCACGTCGACGCGGTTTGGACAATGGCATTTTTTCCGCCGTGACGACAAGGCCATCGCCGCGTTCAAGCAGCGGATCGACGCATTGATTTAAGAACCCTGGTTTCGCGCCGAGCGATCTGCACGACGCCACGGCATCGCCGCGCTCGCTGTGCTCGCGGCGCGTCAACCCAATGGGTCTGTTTCACCTTTAGCCTTCCCACACTATGCCAATCGCTCTACTTGTCCTTGCCCTCAGCGCCTTCGCTATCGGCACCACCGAATTCGTCATCATGGGGCTGCTGCCCGATGTGTCGCGCAGCCTCGACATCTCGATTCCCACCGCCGGCTGGCTCATCAGCGGCTATGCGCTCGGCGTGGCGATCGGGGCACCGATCATGGCACTGCTCACGGCCCGGCTGCCGCGCAAGAATGCGCTGCTGATGCTGATGGCCATCTTTATCGCCGGCAACGCGCTTTGTGCCGTGGCGGCGAACTACGGCTTTCTGATGATCGCCCGCGTCATCACCTCGCTCTGCCACGGTGCGTTTTTCGGGATCGGTTCCGTCGCGGCGGCCAATCTGGTCGCTTCCAACCGTCGTGCGCAGGCGGTGGCATTGATGTTCACCGGGCTGACGCTGGCGAACGTGCTCGGCGTGCCGCTGGGGACCGCCCTGGGGCAGCTTGCCGGCTGGCGCTCCCCGTTCTGGGCCGTTGCCGGTATCGGCGTGCTGTCTTTGATCGGCTTGTGGCGCGTGATGCCTGTCAACAAGAACGAACCGCAGATCAACCTGATTGCCGAGTTGAGCGGGCTGAAGAATCCGGGGGTGCATTGTGCGTTGCTGACGACAACGCTGTACTCGTCTGCGATGTTCGCGCTGTTTACCTACATCGCACCGATGCTGGAACAGCTCACCCATGTCTCGCCCCGGACCGTCACCTTTACGCTGTTCGTGATCGGCGTGGGATTGACGGTCGGCAATTACATTGGCGGTCGGATGGCGGACGCATCGTTGGGCCGAACGCTGAGCCTGGCCTTTATCGGCATGGCCGTGACCAGCATCGCGTTTTACTGGACCAGTTCGGGCGTGGTCGCCGCCGTGATCACATTGGCGCTGTGGGGGATCTTCACGTTCGGCGCCGTGCCGGCCTTGCAGATCAATGTGATGACCTTCGGCGAATCGGCGCCGAATCTGATCGCAACGTTGAATATTGGCGCCTTCAACATCGGCAATGCGCTGGGCGCCTGGGTAGGTGGCACCGTGATTGCTGAGACGCATCATCTGCGTTACGTCCCGATCGCCGCCGCCGCGCTGGCCATTCTCGCGCTGTTGGCAACGTCGCAGTCCGTCCGGATCGCGCGTGCCAAGCAGATGACGATGGCGGCGGGCGCGTAAAGTGGAAATAGGAAGGGGTGCGGCTAGCACCCTACTGCGCGATACGCTTTTCCTCGAGGCCGACGCCAATGCATGCGCGAATGCGTCGCCGGCACCGGTCTTTTCCGAGTTTCTCCCAATCAGGAGTGTGTAATGACTTCGTTGTTCGATCCGATCAAAGTAGGCGCACTGTCTCTGCCGAACCGTGTCTTCATGGCGCCGCTGACGCGTTCGCGTGCCGGCGACAGCCGCGTACCGAACGCCTTGATGGCCGAATATTACGCACAGCGTGCGTCGGCCGGGCTGATCCTGACCGAAGCGACCTCGATCAGCCCGCAGGGCGTCGGCTATGCCGGCACGCCGGGCATCTGGAACAACGATCAGGTCACCGGCTGGCGCCAGGTAACGGACGCCGTCCATGCGAAGGGCGGCCATATCCTGATGCAGCTGTGGCACGTGGGCCGGATTTCGCATTCGCGCTTTCTGGATGGCGCCTTGCCGGTGGCACCCAGCGCGATCGCGGCAGGCGGCCATGTCAGCCTGGTGCGCCCGATCACCAATTTTGAGACGCCGCGCCCCTTGGACGCTTCGGAGCTGCCGGGCATCGTCGCCGATTACCGACGCGCGGCAGAGAACGCCAAGGCGGCGGGTTTCGACGGCGTCGAAGTGCATGGCGCGAACGGCTATCTGCTCGATCAGTTCCTGCAGGACGGCACGAACAAGCGCACGGACGATTACGGCGGCTCGATCGAGAACCGTGCGCGTCTGGCACTGGAAGTAACCGATGCGTGTATCGATGTCTGGGGCGCGGATCGCGTGGGCATGCATCTGTCGCCGCGCGGCGATATGCACACGATGGGCGACAGCGATCCATTGGCGGTGTTCTCCTATCTGGCTGGAGAGCTGGGCAAGCGCCGCATCGCGTTTATCGCGGCGCGTGAATCGCTGGGCGACAAACGGATCGGGCCGGCGCTGAAGAAGGCATTCGGTGGCGTCTACGTGGCGAACGAGAAGTTCAATCGCGATACGGCCCAGCAGGTGATCGATGCGGGCGAAGCCGATGCGGTCGCGTTTGGCGTGCCCTTCATCGCCAACCCGGACCTGCCGGCACGATTAAAGGACGGCGCGCCGCTGAACGCCGCCAAGCCGGACCTGTTCTATACGCCGGGCGCCGAAGGGTACACGGATTATCCGACGGTGGCGTGAGCGCAGGCGGCTGCCGCGTGAGGCGCTCAGGTACCATTTTCACGCGCGGTGGCGCCGGCGAGAAGCAGGCCTGTTGCAATGGCCAACACACCGGCTGCAACGAATAGCGTTGGTAAGGAAATCCATCGGATTGCATTCGATCCGATCAAAGGGCCGATCACCAACGCAGCCAATTGCGCGCTGCGGACCGTTGCACTAATAGTCCCTAGCGCGTGCGCAGGGGATGCAGTCTGCATCAGCACGCCGAAGGTCATGGCGGCGATGCCAAAACAGGCACCGTTTGCGACCCACAATGCGAATAGCACGAATTTATCCAATGGCACGCTGGCAATCACAAGCACCCCCGGCGCCAATACCGTCGAGCCAAAGCCCACAAGCGCCGCCGTCACGACCAATGTCGGGCGCCACAACGAAAAGACCTGCTTGAAGAGCAGTGCACCTACAATCCCGCCCGCTGCGGTGCAGCTGACGATTTCGCCAAACGTCGAAGCGGCAAAGCCTTGCGTACGTAGGAACAGTGCAAGCATCGGATCGTACAGTCCCAAGGTCATCGTCTGCACAAGCGAAGCGAGCAGGGCGTAGCGAAATGCCTCGTGTGTTCGGACGAATCGCCAAAGCTCGCCCATACTGGGCACACTGCGGCTGACGGTCGACTCACCGACCGGTATTGAGACGCGTGCTAACACGAGAAGCAACACACCGCCAAGAATGGCCAGCGTCGCCGAGAATCCAAAGCCAGCGAGCGACATCGTCTGATTCGCAATGACGGCACCCAGTAATGGGGCCGCGATCTTTATGCCCTGGTCGATCAGCGTCATCCAACGCGCGTTATCGACGAGTTGACTTGAGGTAAGCATCGACCGAATAAGAACCTGTTCGGCTGGCATTGCTCCGAGGTTGCTGAGGCCTTTTACGCAGACTAAAAACACGAATATCTCTACATTCGGTGCGAACAACAGGCACAACGACGCCACGCCTCTGGCAAGATAACTAAAGCGTAGGAATAACAACGGCGGATGTTTATCCGCGAGGCGTCCAAAAAATGGCCCGAATAGCAGACCCGGCAAACCATAGAGCGCCGACGCGATGCCAATCGTCGTCGCAGTTGCGTGCCAGACATAGCTCAACGCGGAGAAGATCAACGTGAAGTCGACCCAAAGGATAACCGAGCTGTTGGCCCGCGCCATTAAGAGATAAGCATAGCCGTGCGGCCACGGGGTGGATGGCAGATCCTTCATATCCAATGTTGAGCACGCGCCGGGTCACGGACATACATAGCGCCTTCAATCGCGAAACCATCGAGGTTCACTTCCTGTGCATAGGCCAACAAGTCAGAAGTCCGATTGATAAATCCTTTTCCATTAAAGTTTAAGGATGTGTTACATAAAACACCGACTCCAGCCTCCTTTTTAAATGCGCAAAGCAAATCGTGTAGCAGTTGGTTTTGCTTACGGCTTACAGTTTGTACTCGCGACGAACCGTCTACGTGCGTGATCGCTCGCAATGCGTCGTTATGTACTCGAGCAAAATAGAGCATGTGAGGACTGGCTCGCGCAATGTCAAAGTGAATCCCCACGTCCATTTCCAAACATATCGGTGCGATTGGACGAAATGACTCTCGGTTTTTGATGGTATTCAAACGCCGAGTTGTCTCGGCGAGGTATGGTTCTGCAAGAATAGAACGATTGCCTAGAGCGCGCGGACCCACCTCGGTTTTACCCGCGACCCATGCCAGTACTGCTCCAGATTTCAGATAACGAGCTGCGTGTAGTGGATCTGACGAAATATAAGAAAATTCACCGATATTTTTTTGCGTCGCGCTTGACTCGTTGAGGAAAGGCAATCCGCAATAAACATTCCAGGTTAATTTAGCCTCTCCAGTGAAAGTCAGCTGGGCATCAGCCGCAGTTCCTATTGCCGAACCTGAATCATTAGTGCATGGCGGCACAAAGACATCAGAAAAGAGGCCACAATCGAGAAAAGCTCGGTTCCAATCGCAATTTAGGCCACATCCGCCGCCGATCAAAAGCGGACGCTTTCCATCAACCAGACTCAATATTTTTGACTTAAAAAAAAGCCACAATGCATCGGATATTAGCCGAGCCAAACGCTTCGCGGCAACCGACTCAACCCCACAGTTGAACGCAGAGAATTCAGAGAAGTTATCTTTTTTAAGCTCTGGTATTTTCCCCGGATCAGCCATAAGTCGTTTTATTATAAGCTCCTCCTCCGAAGTCGGTTTGATGTCTTTCTCATAAGCAGCCAACGCCATAAGCTTACCTGCGTCGCTCAGACGAACATGCCCGTCAGGAAGATCGAATGTTGGGTCACATATTGCATACGCATACGCATAGCGAATCCCAGGTCCCGCCATTATCTGCGACAGGCGCCTGATGCGTACCGCTGCGTCAATTTCGTAGAAGGCTCCGATGTGCCCTTCCCATATGAGCGCATAACATGGGACTCCTTGCGCAAACGGTGATAGAGCGTAAGAACACATAATATGGGAGCGCTCATGTGAAGACGAGAAATAACGAATCTCGCTTCCCGTCATGCTACAACGTCCTTTCTCAACGTTATCGATGCCCATGTATCCTGAGCCGATTCGCCTTCCCACGTGCTCGGCCCCAGACGTCCATCCACTTAAAGCAAATACATCCGGCGGCTCTTTTAAGCGCTGCATTGCTTCAAAAAACCCTAATCCGTCGACTACGGCGAATCGCAGTCCCGAATCTTTTTCCGCTTCTATGGAAAATTCGAGATGACCGTTCTCAACATATGCAACATGCCCGTCATGCCCGGGCTTTAAGGCAAAAATCTTCATTTGTGCTCCTCCTTGTCCCGCTTTTCCCGAATCACCTGAAGCGCTTCAGGCGCGACGCTGCCGCTTCCGTAGCCAGCACCTAAGAAAAAGACAACGGAACTTGTTACACCATCAAGACCTAAAAGCGCGTTTACTTTGTGATCATTCAGATACCCTGTTGGCCACGACTGAACGTTTTGCGCAGTGCATACCAGCTGAAATGTTTGTGTTAGACACCCAACGTCCAATAGCGCAACTCGGTAAGCTCGCGAATGAGGGTATTTCCACCACATTTTGCTGAAGACAGATACGATGAAAACCCCATAGCTCAAGTCTTCAGCGAAATTTTGCGCACACAAAAGCTCGCCGAGCTCGCCTCGATGCAGCCCCTCCCTAACTCGAACTAATTCGTGCGCATCAGCTCTGTAGTGATAGATACCTGGCTCAAGGCCCTCAACTTGAAGCGCGACTAAATATGGCTCGCTCGGGTGCAGGCTTCCGCCTGATGGAGAGGTGCGCCTGTAACCGACGGGTAGCAACCCAAGCTTCTCAAGGTCTTGACGGTCGTCGCCGTGAACAGCCCCAAAGGTCGCATAGAGTGCGTCTGAGAGCGTCGCAAGACCGACTTTTTCCCCATGAAAAGATCTGCAGGTACTCCGCTGCCAAAGCGCACACTTGAGAGATATCGTCTTAAGGTCGTCTAACTTCGGAGGAGGCAACGCAAGTGATTCACCAGAGCGCGTGGGAAACATCTCGGGTACGCTGTTAGCGATCGACTCGCAATAGTCGACATATCCACGATAGGGATTTACATTTTTCGCGTCGCATTTATCATTCCGTCCTATTTGAGTCCCGAGATGAAAAATCCGTGACAAACAGTCCCACCCCCATAAATCGGGCTCGAACTCATCTAGAATGCCGGAATTTCGAATTTCAGAATCAACTTCAGTCGCCCCCAACTCATCCCCCCCCGATATCGCAATAAGTCGATCAAGATGTTCGTGCTTTATCTCATATTGCCTATGGTTAATGTAGTCCCACAAGATCAGTTTCCCATCGATAATCCGAAGAAATATGGCCGGAGTCATTATGCGTCCAAGGGCGAAGCTATGAAGCGCCACGAGGGATCCCCGCGGCGCTGACTTTACTTAAGCTTTAGATAGGCGTGCCGGCGCAGTGATAGGCCTCTGATATGCGTCGTTCGATTGATATGAAAGCGTAGGTTCTAACACGATCTTTTTCATTTAATACTCCTAATGATAAGGTTTTGCGGGTAAAACAGCTGAGACCCAGGCACAGCGCTCTCGATCAGCGCCAGCCAGCTGCTCCCGCTCTTAGAAACTACCCGTTAAGCCAAACCAATACAATCAGACGATTCCTATTTATTTCTATTTCAATATTAAGTAAAATTTTATATACCTAAAATTAGGTAACCAATTACCCTAACTTCGCAGAAGTTCGCATCACAGGCGCCGATAGTGGGTTACTATTCAAGATCCATGCGATTCATAGTTCACATCCGGCAGGTTCGCAGATTAAAAAAACGACTCTAGATTTCCCAAGGAAAATAAATGCGGTAACGCGAAATCTTCGCGCCAAGCACATCAAACAGCGGATCGTCATGGCGGCTCTACCGAATAAAACAGCCAATAGATAGTTTGGATTATATCGGCCAGCCCTTAAGCCAATTTTCAGTATTGGCTGGAGCAGGCACGCATTGCATCGCACGAGTTCTTTTCGCACTTCGAGGATCCAACAAGTAATTGGTACGCGTGATCTTATTTCGAATTAGGGACACGGAAGGAAGACCCGTGACGGCTTCCTCATCGTTTGATAAACGATTGAACGGCCCACAATGGCAGCCCTATTTCAGCGCGCTACGGCCTCAACCGATGCATCATCAGTTCAGATGGAAAAAACAGCGGCGATTCGATGGGCCAAATCGGGCTTCACCGGACACTGTCACGCGTTCGTGCTCGTGCTCGTGCTCGTGCAAACCCACATCATCATCGATCTTGACTAAATTTTGTGGCATTAGGGACCATGTCCCGTTGAGTTTCCGAACCGCGCACAAGTGCTATGTTTCGTTGCCCTATTTAGGTATTTACCACGCCTTTACGACTCGCAAATGCTCGAAAAGGTAGGGCGAAGAAAAAAACAATTTGGGCCGCATCAAAAGGTGGGAATCACACCATATTTTTCTTCATGTGTGTTCCCTTGAAAGAACCGGCACTTAGCCCTTCACCCCCACCGCCCGTCCCAACGCGCCCGCCCCCTCATGCAGCGCCGCCTCGATGCCTGGCTCGAATGTCCAATGCCCGGACGCGTCGATGATCCGCAGTTGCGATGACGGCCAGGCCGCGTGCAAGGCCACCGCCTGTTCCGCCGGGCAGACCATATCGAAGCGTCCATGCACGATGATGCAAGGGTGATTCTGCAAGGCCTGCAGCCGCGACAGGAAATCGGGCGCCGGCAGGTCATGCGCCATATAGTGGTGTTCCAGCAGCGCCATCGATACTGCGCGCCGCTCGGCCTCACGCGGATTGCTGTCCTCCGCCGGCGCCGGTGCCGGCGCCGCGGCAGGAGGCGTAGCGGGCGCGGCTCCCTCGGCGGGCGCTTTCGGCTTCACGCTCCCCACCGACGACAACTTGCCCTCGAAGCCCGCCCACGCCTTGGCCAGCAGCACGCCGGCCGCGTCATAGCGCTTCAGCGGCGCTGCCGCGTATTCCAGGATCTGATCGCGGTTCCTCGGGCGGCGCCCATCGGCTCGCTCGATCGCATCCAGAAAGCGATCATGCGCCTCCGGGAAGACGCGTCGCACATCCCAAAGGAACCAATCGATATCCTCTCGCCGCGCCAGAAAGATCCCCCGCAGCAGGAAACCGGTGCAGCGCGCAGGATAGGCGATGCCATAGGCCAGCGCGAGCGTCGTGCCCCAGGAACCGCCGAACAGCGCCCACTTCTCGACGCCCAAGGCCGTACGCAGCACTTCGATATCGCCGACCAGATCGTTCAGGCCATTGTGCTCGGTCTTGCCGAACGGTGTCGATCGCCCGCAGCCGCGCTGGTCGAACAGGACGACGCGCCACTTCTCGGGATCGAAGAACTGCGCCCACGACGGGTTCGATGCACCGCCCGGTCCGCCGTGAACAATCAGAACGACCGGCGCGTCGGGTCGACCATGCGCGCGCCAATAAAGGGCGTGGCCGTCGCCGACGTCCAGTTGCCCATCGGTGAAATGGGGAAATTTGGCATCGTTTGCTGCGCTTGTCATGGGCTATCCGGCATCGAGGTGTCAACGGACGCGAAGCCGCTCGCGCCCTGTCCGCGCCTCACCCCCGGCACGCGTAGAACGCGATCGTCTCGCAACCGTCAGTCTAACGTTTGCCGCCCTTTGCCGCCCGCTGCAGCCTCTCTGCCGTAAAGCCTCGTTTTGAAACCTCCCATCACCCCTCCGCCTCCGGCAGCACGACCGCCACATCGCGCGGCGGCATCCTGTCAGGCATCACCGCACCGAAGCGCAGCGCATCGGCCATGATTTGCGACAACACCGGCGTGGCCACCGTGCCGCCGCCGCGCACCGCACCCGTCGGGCCGTCGATCATGACCGCCACGACATAACGCGGATCGGCCTCGGGAGCCAGGCCGACCGCTGTCGCGAGATAGGCGTTCTGCGCATACTGCTTGCCCGCCAGCTTTCGCGTCGTGCCGGTCTTTGCGGCCATCGCGTAATGCGCGACGCGGGCACGTTTGGCGGAGCCGTCACCGTCCACGCCATCCCGCAGCATCCGACGCACCGCCTGCGTCGTCTTCGGCGACAGCTGCGTCAGTTGCGTCATTTGCGTGGGCGTCGGAACGCTGACGGCCGCGTCCTTTTCCGCGGCGGCCGCCGCTGCGGTATCTGCTCCGTCGGCCAAGCCACCGCGCGGCGGCGCAACGGTCAGCGCCAGCGGCAGGACGCGCCCCTCCGGGCCGAACATGGTGAACGCGCGTGCCAACTGCAGCAGCGATACCGAGAAACCATAGCCGTACGAGAACGCCGCCTTATCGGTGCCGCTCCACGCCGACACGGCGCGCAGACGACCCGCCGACGCACCGGGAAACGGCAAATCCGGGCGGGTGCCGAAGCCCGCCTCCTCCAGGCCCTGATGCACTTGCGCCGCCGTCCCGCGCGACATCAGTCGGATCATGCCGACGTTGCTCGAATACTGCAGCACGCCTCCCACGCTCAGCGCATCGCGCGGCATCGTATCGCGAATCACGAAGCGTCCGACACGCTCCCATCCTGGCGCGACATTGATGATCGTGTCCGGCTTCACCCAGCCTCGCTGCAATGCATTGGCCACATGAATCGGCTTGATCGTCGAACCGGGTTCGAATTGATCGGTAATCACGCGATTGCGCACTGCATCGCCACTGCGCGCGCG
Coding sequences within it:
- a CDS encoding metalloregulator ArsR/SmtB family transcription factor — translated: MAEADLETVLKALSHPLRRQILTWLKDPANEFPGQEHAHELGVCAGQIDARAGVSQSTVSVHLATLVRAGLITSTRFGQWHFFRRDDKAIAAFKQRIDALI
- a CDS encoding MFS transporter, with the protein product MPIALLVLALSAFAIGTTEFVIMGLLPDVSRSLDISIPTAGWLISGYALGVAIGAPIMALLTARLPRKNALLMLMAIFIAGNALCAVAANYGFLMIARVITSLCHGAFFGIGSVAAANLVASNRRAQAVALMFTGLTLANVLGVPLGTALGQLAGWRSPFWAVAGIGVLSLIGLWRVMPVNKNEPQINLIAELSGLKNPGVHCALLTTTLYSSAMFALFTYIAPMLEQLTHVSPRTVTFTLFVIGVGLTVGNYIGGRMADASLGRTLSLAFIGMAVTSIAFYWTSSGVVAAVITLALWGIFTFGAVPALQINVMTFGESAPNLIATLNIGAFNIGNALGAWVGGTVIAETHHLRYVPIAAAALAILALLATSQSVRIARAKQMTMAAGA
- a CDS encoding alkene reductase → MTSLFDPIKVGALSLPNRVFMAPLTRSRAGDSRVPNALMAEYYAQRASAGLILTEATSISPQGVGYAGTPGIWNNDQVTGWRQVTDAVHAKGGHILMQLWHVGRISHSRFLDGALPVAPSAIAAGGHVSLVRPITNFETPRPLDASELPGIVADYRRAAENAKAAGFDGVEVHGANGYLLDQFLQDGTNKRTDDYGGSIENRARLALEVTDACIDVWGADRVGMHLSPRGDMHTMGDSDPLAVFSYLAGELGKRRIAFIAARESLGDKRIGPALKKAFGGVYVANEKFNRDTAQQVIDAGEADAVAFGVPFIANPDLPARLKDGAPLNAAKPDLFYTPGAEGYTDYPTVA
- a CDS encoding MFS transporter, coding for MKDLPSTPWPHGYAYLLMARANSSVILWVDFTLIFSALSYVWHATATTIGIASALYGLPGLLFGPFFGRLADKHPPLLFLRFSYLARGVASLCLLFAPNVEIFVFLVCVKGLSNLGAMPAEQVLIRSMLTSSQLVDNARWMTLIDQGIKIAAPLLGAVIANQTMSLAGFGFSATLAILGGVLLLVLARVSIPVGESTVSRSVPSMGELWRFVRTHEAFRYALLASLVQTMTLGLYDPMLALFLRTQGFAASTFGEIVSCTAAGGIVGALLFKQVFSLWRPTLVVTAALVGFGSTVLAPGVLVIASVPLDKFVLFALWVANGACFGIAAMTFGVLMQTASPAHALGTISATVRSAQLAALVIGPLIGSNAIRWISLPTLFVAAGVLAIATGLLLAGATARENGT
- a CDS encoding carbamoyltransferase C-terminal domain-containing protein; translated protein: MKIFALKPGHDGHVAYVENGHLEFSIEAEKDSGLRFAVVDGLGFFEAMQRLKEPPDVFALSGWTSGAEHVGRRIGSGYMGIDNVEKGRCSMTGSEIRYFSSSHERSHIMCSYALSPFAQGVPCYALIWEGHIGAFYEIDAAVRIRRLSQIMAGPGIRYAYAYAICDPTFDLPDGHVRLSDAGKLMALAAYEKDIKPTSEEELIIKRLMADPGKIPELKKDNFSEFSAFNCGVESVAAKRLARLISDALWLFFKSKILSLVDGKRPLLIGGGCGLNCDWNRAFLDCGLFSDVFVPPCTNDSGSAIGTAADAQLTFTGEAKLTWNVYCGLPFLNESSATQKNIGEFSYISSDPLHAARYLKSGAVLAWVAGKTEVGPRALGNRSILAEPYLAETTRRLNTIKNRESFRPIAPICLEMDVGIHFDIARASPHMLYFARVHNDALRAITHVDGSSRVQTVSRKQNQLLHDLLCAFKKEAGVGVLCNTSLNFNGKGFINRTSDLLAYAQEVNLDGFAIEGAMYVRDPARAQHWI
- a CDS encoding SagB family peptide dehydrogenase → MWDYINHRQYEIKHEHLDRLIAISGGDELGATEVDSEIRNSGILDEFEPDLWGWDCLSRIFHLGTQIGRNDKCDAKNVNPYRGYVDYCESIANSVPEMFPTRSGESLALPPPKLDDLKTISLKCALWQRSTCRSFHGEKVGLATLSDALYATFGAVHGDDRQDLEKLGLLPVGYRRTSPSGGSLHPSEPYLVALQVEGLEPGIYHYRADAHELVRVREGLHRGELGELLCAQNFAEDLSYGVFIVSVFSKMWWKYPHSRAYRVALLDVGCLTQTFQLVCTAQNVQSWPTGYLNDHKVNALLGLDGVTSSVVFFLGAGYGSGSVAPEALQVIREKRDKEEHK
- a CDS encoding alpha/beta fold hydrolase, encoding MTSAANDAKFPHFTDGQLDVGDGHALYWRAHGRPDAPVVLIVHGGPGGASNPSWAQFFDPEKWRVVLFDQRGCGRSTPFGKTEHNGLNDLVGDIEVLRTALGVEKWALFGGSWGTTLALAYGIAYPARCTGFLLRGIFLARREDIDWFLWDVRRVFPEAHDRFLDAIERADGRRPRNRDQILEYAAAPLKRYDAAGVLLAKAWAGFEGKLSSVGSVKPKAPAEGAAPATPPAAAPAPAPAEDSNPREAERRAVSMALLEHHYMAHDLPAPDFLSRLQALQNHPCIIVHGRFDMVCPAEQAVALHAAWPSSQLRIIDASGHWTFEPGIEAALHEGAGALGRAVGVKG
- a CDS encoding penicillin-binding protein 2 is translated as MALLTLAFAGLGVRALWIQVIDQTFYGAEGKKRFFRELAMPAARGDIVDRHGRLLAMSRPVRTIYAMPSAMTDPLPMEKRDALAALLDLQPARLDALLAADRHFVYLKRQVPLEIAEKVRALGIPEIRSSEAWQRVYPDGIASAQLLGFTDIDGTGQEGIEAAYDAQLQPHPGARAVIRNRRGEIVDNEVLREPVMGQQLQLTIDARLQQASYKALEQAVRAHGAVGGGAVVLDARTGEVLAMTNWPSFDPGKPRARSGDAVRNRVITDQFEPGSTIKPIHVANALQRGWVKPDTIINVAPGWERVGRFVIRDTMPRDALSVGGVLQYSSNVGMIRLMSRGTAAQVHQGLEEAGFGTRPDLPFPGASAGRLRAVSAWSGTDKAAFSYGYGFSVSLLQLARAFTMFGPEGRVLPLALTVAPPRGGLADGADTAAAAAAEKDAAVSVPTPTQMTQLTQLSPKTTQAVRRMLRDGVDGDGSAKRARVAHYAMAAKTGTTRKLAGKQYAQNAYLATAVGLAPEADPRYVVAVMIDGPTGAVRGGGTVATPVLSQIMADALRFGAVMPDRMPPRDVAVVLPEAEG